TGCAACAGCAGTTTATGCAGGCAGAGATTGTCTTGCAGATTGATAGTAGCGTTATGCAAGCCGATGACAAGACGCCCGAACGTCGTCAGAAGCAGCGACTAGTAAAAGCAACAGCGGTAGCAGAATCAAGATTAACGAATTCGCCAGTAATGCAATATCTGCTTGATCGCGGCGAAGGAAAAATGGGCAAAGTTCAGTTGTATTAAACAGTCAAAAAAAATTATTACCACAATATTATTAGAAATCAATTGTGAATAAACGTAAAGACTTATCATTACAACAGGTCTATATTATTCTATATCCTTGATATTGCTGACTTTATTAACTATGAATTCAAATACATCTGATAGAAAAGACGTGTTTTAAAACTTTAAAATTAATAAAAATCAGCTATAATGGTTAAGTTATATTAAAAACTGTAGGATAGCTTAGGTGAGAGTATGATAGATAATTTACGCGGTATGGCGGTGTTCGCCAGTGTGGTCGGACACGGTTCTTTTAGTGGCTCAGCGCGCGAGCTTGGCATCACAACCAGTGCCGTTAGTCAACAAATTCGAGCATTAGAAAATGAGCTAGGGGTGGTGTTGTTACATCGTTCAACTCGTAAGTTGAGCTTAACAGAAGCTGGTGCTAGCTTTTATGAAGCAGCAAAAGACGTTGTGAGTGCGGCTGAGCAAGGCAGAATTAAAGTTAACCAGCTGCGTGATGAGCTAGCTGGTAGCTTGCGTATTGCTACTACGCCTGAGCTAGGAGTTAACCATATTTTACCCGCCTTATCCACTTGGATGGCGGCTCATGATGACTTGAGTATTAATTATTTGGCAGACAATCATTATATTGATATGATTGATGAACGCATCGATATTGCGATTCGTATGAGCCCAAATATCAATGATTCGTCGTTAAGCAGTCATCCGCTGACCGATGTACGTCAAGTGCTCGTTGCCTCACCGCAATATTTACGTCACAGCGAAAAAATAGAAAGCCCGAAAGATTTAGTTGACCATCACCTGATTTGTATTGATATCATGAAAGATGCCAATCAGGTGGACATGACCCAGACAGAAACAGGCAAAAAAACACGGACAAAAATGACCTCACGTATTCATACCAATAATGTCTTTATGGCAACCACCCTGGCTAAAGAAGGTCATGGTTTGGTTAGAATGATGGAAATGGATGTCAAAAAAGAATTAGAAAGTGGTGAACTAGTTGAAGTGTTGACTGGCTTTCAGCTGCCTAGCTTTGTGTTATACGCGGTCACTTTGAACCGTGAGCAACAGCCAGCAAAAATTACTCGCTGCTTAGAAGTATTGAAAAAATATTTTCATGCTAGCTAATAATAGATACCGCTTAATTCAAGAGTTATATTAATAATTAATAGTAAAAAAAACAGCCAAAAAAAGCCCCTAGATAAATTTTATTTAGGG
The sequence above is a segment of the Psychrobacter sp. PL19 genome. Coding sequences within it:
- a CDS encoding LysR family transcriptional regulator — protein: MIDNLRGMAVFASVVGHGSFSGSARELGITTSAVSQQIRALENELGVVLLHRSTRKLSLTEAGASFYEAAKDVVSAAEQGRIKVNQLRDELAGSLRIATTPELGVNHILPALSTWMAAHDDLSINYLADNHYIDMIDERIDIAIRMSPNINDSSLSSHPLTDVRQVLVASPQYLRHSEKIESPKDLVDHHLICIDIMKDANQVDMTQTETGKKTRTKMTSRIHTNNVFMATTLAKEGHGLVRMMEMDVKKELESGELVEVLTGFQLPSFVLYAVTLNREQQPAKITRCLEVLKKYFHAS